TTGCTCTCATCATTTTCCTTAGTTCATAACTGCTCTATACGTTCACACACTGAGGTGGCATAGAAAGATTCTTAGGAATTCTAATGTGTATACCACAGCGATGTTATTTACATAGGAGATCTAGCTCATGTTTGAAATTAAAAGTACGGATAAAACTAAAGCTGTTGAGATTATTGGAATCGCTTTCTAGCTTACCAAGTGACAATAGCAAATAATCATTAAAAGTCCCAAATAATGATACTTATTGCTTATTTATACTCTAATACTTAAATGGTTAAACAGAATTTACTCATAGTTAAACAGGGGAATTATTAACTACTTTCAATCCAAGAACCCTATTGGTTATTTAAGACAGTTAGCGATTCTTAACCTGACTGCTTTTTTTTAAGTATCTTTTTTGATTTGAGTATAAATATTACTGGTTTTTGACAACGCAATAAGTAATTATTAAATATTAATTGGAATTATGGAAATAACCTTGTCTAACCTACCAGCTATAGTGGCAGCAGTTACCTTTACGGCGGTAATTGTTTCTATTTTAACAGAACGATTACATTTAACTGTTGCAGCTTTTCTCGGCGCATTAATTTTAATATTCGCTCATGTCATGACTCTTGGTCAGGCAATTGGCTATATTAACCAGAGTCATGCTACGTTAGCTCTGTTTTTTGGAGTTATGGTCTTAGTGAGAGCTTTTGAGCCAACTAATATTTTTGCTTACTTAGGTACGCAGATGGTGGTAATGGCAAAGGGTGAAGGAAAGCGTTTGGTATTAGCGGTAATTGCTATTACTACACCGATCTGTGCGGTATTGCCCAATGCTACTACAGTAATGTTGCTAGCACCTCTACTTCCGCCCATTGCTCAAGAAATAGGTATAGATTTCGTGCCTTTGCTGATTTTGATGGTTTTTGTGGCTAATAGTGCGGGCTTGTTAACTTTAGTTGGCGATCCTGCTACTTTTATTGTCGGAGATTCGATCAATCTCAGTTTTAACGATTATCTCATGAGGTGTAGTTTAGGTGGGGCAGTTGCTGTAGGTACAATTTTGATTTTAGCTCCTTTTTTGTTTCGTGATATCTGGAACAAGAAACTAGATGACATGAATACTTTGCCCCATCCTAAAATTAATCACCCAAAAGTATTGATGTTGGGTGGATTATTGGTAGCCACAGTTTTACTATTTTTCGTGATTGGTGAAAACTTACCTACTCCTATTCCTCCTGCTTCCGTGGCTTTATTAGGGGCAGCGATAGCTTTATTGCTGGCTAGTCAAAGTAAAATCGATACGGTACATAATATACTTAGAGACGTTGACTGGAGTACTCTGCTATTTTTCATGTCTACCTTCGTCTTGATTGGTGGGTTAGAAAAAACAGGAGTAATTAACAGTATTTCAGGAGTCTTAGCCGTTATTTTAGGTCAAAATATCGCTCTAGGTTCAATTGCCTTGCTATTTTTAGTCGGTTTACTATCTAGCGTTGTTCCCAACATTCCCCTAGTAGTAGCAATGGTGCCTCTACTCAAGCAATATCTAGTGAATGTAGACTTAATTGGGCCGCAATTCCTAGAGCCTGGATTTCAAGGGCAATTTCCGCCAGAAGTTTTACCGTTATTCTACGCCATGATGTTTGGTGCTACTTTAGGTGGGAATGGTACTTTGATGGGTGCATCTTCCAATATTGTGGCAGCTGGGGTAGCAGAAATGCATGGCGGTAATATGTCGTTCAAGACATTTTTAAAGTATGGTATACCCACGATGTTTGCGCAGCTAATAACAGCAGCATTGTTCGTTACGGTTGCTTTTCTTATTTAAGAAGATAACACAGCTAATTTATTCACGGCGATCGCGTAAGTTAAGTATATGCGATCGCTATTTTTTAGCTATGAAAGCTAAACGTAAACTCTATGTTAAATAAATACTGCCATCGAAGATTTAGAAGTAGCATAAAAGCTTGAATTAACAAAATAATTTAATCAAAAAAAATAGGATAAAACAGCTGAAACTAAGACACAATATATGGATAATTGCTTAATAACTAAAAATTAATCATGAGTACTCTGCATATTGTTCCTTATCTTGAAAACGAACAAATGACCCATATGGAATTAAAAATAGATTTAGAGTCAAATACTTTTGCATTATTGGTGACGGAATCAGAGCAACCTGGAACGGTTCTGGTTGAAGCTGGCAACAGTTTTATTCAAGAAGAGTTTTTATCAGAACATTATCGCCATGCCCTCGGTAGAACAATGGATAACAAAGTAATATTTGATGCCGATTATTATTTAAATACAATTATTCCTGACTGTGCGACCTATTTAGGCTGTGAACAAATCAAGCTACCCCAGTAAATTGCTGCCAATCTTTTAGCTGATAACTTCGTAAACGAAATAATAGATGCTATACTGACATATGTCACGCGAAATGGGCGAGTGGCGGAATCGGTAGACGCACCACACTCAAAATGTGGCGAGAAATCGTGAGAGTTCGAGTCTCTCTTCGCCCACTCTTGGTAGATTTTACCTATACTGTCATCTGAATGTGGTTTTATCGCTTATCGCGCTTTAAATGCGATCGCCTGAATAACCAGAAATTATAGCCTTACAAAATTAGCTTAAAACAGTCAGAGCGATCGGCTCGTAGGTAGTAGTTAAAGAATTTCAGCTAGTTGCGATCGCAGTTTGAATAGAGCCGTAAAAAATCCTCCCCAGCCATCTAGACTAAGGAGGATAATTTTTGTTCGTATTTAAAGTTAAAAACTAAACGCCTCTTTTAAGAGAAATTTCCACTTGCTTAAATTCTTGATCTAAACGATTTTTAAGCTTCTCGGGCAAAGGGCGATTACCGTAAGAACTATAGTATCCTGCGATCGCATTTAACGCAGTTTGCATGGTAGTAAATGATCTTAAACCAGCAGTTTCACTGTTACGACGATAGCGAGAAGCATAATCGCTAATTTGTTTACGAGCGAGACTAACAACATCTTTTTTGTTAGTGGCATTATCAGGTAATTCAATCGCCGTTCTTAAGTTACTCAAGACAGCAATAGTATCTTCGCGATAATTTCCTGACAGTCCTGAAGGATTAGAACCACAGCCCATTAAACTAATAGAAACTACTAACACCAGAGCTAGTAGACGAGATAAGTATTTTTTGGCAAACATAAATTTTATCAGTAACGATCCCAGATTGCCCTCATATTATCAAGAAACCGTCCCTGATATTTGGCAAAGTTTAATTCATTATTTCATAATTAATTACGCCTACCTACTTATCTAACTATATTGCTCTGGCTAAAATTAACCAAAGCGACCACTGACATACTGTTGGGTTGCTTCTTCTTGAGGATTTTGGAAAATTTGTTCGGTTGGAGCAAATTCAGCTAAATAACCCTGACGATTTCCGCCAGCTACTTCCGTAACGTTAAAGAAGCCAGTATAGTCTGCCACCCGTGATGCCTGCTGCATATTATGGGTTACGATCACGATGGTATATTTTTCTTTGAGCTGATGAATTAATTCTTCTACTTTCAGAGTCGAGATCGGATCGAGAGCAGAACAGGGTTCATCCATCAAGACAACATCAGGCTGAAGGGCAATGGTTCTAGCAATACAGAGCCTTTGCTGTTGACCACCACTCAAAGCCAAACCGCTTTGTTTAAGCTTGTCTTTTACTTCATCCCAAAGTGCTGCACTACGGAGCGATCGCTCTACTAACTCGTCCATGTTGCCTTTATAACCATTGATTCGAGCGCCAAAGGCAATATTGTCATAAATCGACTTAGGGAAAGGATTAGGTCTTTGGAAAACCATCCCGACTTTACGCCGTACTTGAACAGGATCGATATCTTTGCCGTAAAGGTTTTGATCGTTGTAGGTAATTAGCCCTTCAAGGCGAAAAATAGGGATCAGATCGTTGAGGCGATTGTAACAGCGAATGAGAGTACTTTTACCGCAACCTGATGGGCCAATAAAGGCTGTCACTTTGTTTTTGGGGACATTTAAATAAATGCCTTTTACGGCTAAAAAATCACCATAATACACATTTACATTTTCCGCCTGTAAAACCGTTTCAGTTTTATTAGCAGTTTGTTGATCGTAAATCATAAAACTTTATTTGCTCTGTATAATTTAAAAGTCGATCTGTTCTCTAATATTGCCCTTTCCCTCAATCTTACTGGTCGAGGGTTATAACTATTTTAACTTTTCGTTAAGAAGTTTTTTAAGAAGTTTTTAATTGTCATTGAATCTAAATATCTTAAGCTAAATTTGCCCAAATAAATCTATTTGCCAAGGGAATATTTTATCGCCTCTACTTAGCAAAATGAATGTTTTACAAATAGCTAAATTTTTGATTGATAACAGTCAAAGTATTTAAAGTCTTTACTGAATTTATTGATGTCTAATTTCAATTATTGAAGCTGGAAGGGGAAAATAGACAAAAAGACAGACAAAAGAAAAAGGTTTCGGGAGTCTTGCCGTGTTTCGACCCCAAAACCCTCTTCTATTACACTTACTCCTCACACACAATTAAAGTTTACGAAGAATATCTAGTTTGATGCTAATTTCTCATGCCACTTTCTTAACTGTCATATTATTGAGGGTGAGTAGATCGCATCAATCATAGCTAACTAACCACAGAAGGTTCTTGATCCTTACTGGCAAAGAAAGCCTTGAGAATACTTTCTGCCATTTGAGGACTGCTTAAATCCAAACTTGCTTTAGATTCATCTGGAGTAGCATGATCTACCAGAATATCTGGTACGCCAAAGCGTTTGACGGGTACAAGCACATTATGCTCTTGAAAAGCTTCCAAGACAGCCGAACCAAATCCACCCATCAGGCAACCTTCCTCAAAGGTAACTACCTTGCCAATTTGTTGAGCTAGAGGCACGATCAAATCCGTATCTAAAGGCTTCACAAAACGAGCATTGATCACCGTAGCTTCTATACCGTGTTCACTGAGGATCTCTGCGACTTGTAGTGCAGGATAAACCTGAGTCCCATAACCGACTAGGAGTAGATCATCACCACTGCGTAAAATTTCCCCTTTGCCGATTTCTAGAGCCTCCCAGCCTTCGTCCATCAAGGGTACGCCGACACCATTTCCACGAGGATAGCGCATGGCGATCGCTCCATCTTGATAATTAACACCCGTAACTACCATCCGCTGTAATTCGGCTTCATCTTTGGGAGCCATGATCGCAATATTGGGGATGCAGCGCAGATAAGCAATATCATACATTCCCTGGTGAGTTGGCCCATCAGCACCGACAATTCCTGCTCGATCTAGGCAGAAAAATACGGGTAATTTTTGAATGCAAATATCATGAATAATCTGATCGTAAGCGCGCTGAAGGAAAGTCGAATAAATTGCTGCCACTGGCTTCATCCCTTGACTGGCCATCCCTGCTGCTAAAGTAATCGCGTGCTGTTCGGCAATACCCACATCAATATACTGCTGAGGTAATTTGCTCTGAAGCTTATCCAAGCCTGTCCCTGTTGCCATCGCAGCGGTAATGCCGACGATTTTAGCATCGTTCTGGGCTAGGGTAGTTAAAGTATCAGCAAACACCTTGCAGTATTGGGGCGGTTTAGGCTTAGTAGCAGGAGCAGATTTGCCTGTCGCTAAATTAAAGGGACTTTGGGCATGATAACCCACTTGATCTTTTTCGGCGATCGCATAGCCTTTACCCTTAACCGTTGCCACATGAACTAATACTGGGCCAGGAACTTTATGCGCCTGTTTGAAGGTAGTAATTAACTCTTCTAGATTATGACCGTCAATAGGGCCAAAATATTTAAAGCCCAACTCTTCAATAACTGCCCCCACCTTGGGTACAGCGAGGCGTTTCATTCCTTCTTTAACTCGTTCCATTTCTGGAGTTAAAGATTCGCCAAAGAAAGGTAGTTGTTTGAACTGCTCTTCCAAATTATCTGATAAAAACTGAACGGGGGCTGATAAACGGACTTTATTCAGATAGCGAGAAATTGCCCCGACATTGGGGGAGATAGACATTTCATTATCGTTTAACACCACCATGAGGTTAGTGTTGGGCATATGTCCTGCGTGGTTGATCGCTTCTAAAGCCATCCCGCCAGTTAGCGCCCCATCGCCAATAATCGCTACACATTTGAAATCTTCCCCTCTGGCATCTCGCGCCATCGCCATGCCCAACGCTGCTGAAATACTCGTGGAAGCGTGTCCTGCACCAAAATGGTCGAATTTACTTTCCCCAAGCTTGAGATAACCAGCGACCCCATCTTTCTGACGCAGAGTATTAAACTTGTTATACCTCCCTGTCAGTAACTTGTGAGGATATGCCTGATGTCCCACATCCCAAACAACCTTATCGCGATCCAAATCTAGAGTTTGATAAAGAGCAATAGTCAATTCCACTACTCCTAAACCTGGGCCTAGATGACCGCCACTAGTGGCAACTGTTTGTAAATGCTTTTCTCTTATTTGGCGGGCGACATCCTCTAGCTGTCGGAGAGTTAAACCGTGTAACTGATTAGGATGAGTAATTTCGCTTAAATGCATACTGCCGTATTCTCTAATAACAGATTATTTATGTTTTCTCTAAGATCAATTATCCTACTTTCTCCGTACCCTCAAGAGAAATTAGCTACTTTTCCCGATCGCCTAATGATTTGCTGCTTTTTAGCCAATTCATCTTCATTTAAAGGTCAAACTTGGTAGGTAATACTATTCATAGTAGATTAATTTAGTAATTACCCTCGATAAATATAAAGCTATATCAAGATGTGTAAGCTTACTCCGCGCTGAAGCGACGGAGCTTTAGCACTTCGCTGTCAGTGGAATATTTCTGTAGCCCTGAATCTATCGGACAAGCCAATAAATCCGAACCTCGGAGAAGGCTTACAACCCCTCCAATAATTGACAAGATATAGCTTGCATTTTTATCAGCATCACCATGCCACGCACAACCAATATTAGTACACTTAAATCTCTTTCCGCTTCTCAAGCCCAGGTGCATACAAGCATGGCAAGTTTGAGAGCTATATCTGGGACTAACGGGCAGTATCTCAACTCCTTCTATCAACCCTTTGTACTCAAGAAAAGTACGCAACTGATAGAAAGCCCAAGAGTTAGAACGCCGTCTCTCGGTTTTACTTCTGGGTTGTTGGTTAGTTCGCTCTCTAATGCCACTCAAATCTTCAATAGCCACAATGCTATTAGATTTTTTGGCATCCAGGACTATGGTTTTGCTGATAACATGATTGATATGGCGTTGAAATCTTTTCTCCTTGCCCGACAGCCGTTGCAACAGTTGCCGACATCTACGTCTACTACTGCGTGTGCCTTTGGGCGCTTTCTTTTGGAGATTAGCGCGAAGTTTAGAGTACTTATCTCTAACATTACGTATTTCTCTGCCAGACCATTTCTGATTGTTGGAGGTAACAGCTATATCAGTCCGTCCAAAATCAACACCGATTACGTTATCAGCTTGGATTGGTTTTGGCGCATCATCCTTAATTTGAATATGAATATAGTAGCCACCATCTTTATGCTTACAAAGCTGTGCCGAAGTTGGTTTAGTATCTTTGAGTTTCCCAATTTGGTAGTTGCTAGGAACAAGTGGAATATGCTCTCTTCCTCCAACCAAAGTCAGGCTAATAGCCCAATCCTGCTCTCGAAAAGCAAATATTCGGGCATCATAATCCGCCGAAGTTGGCTTAAATTCCTTGACTGGGCGTTTCTTTTGCTTGGCAGTTTTTCTCGAGGCACCAACTCTCGCGCAAGCCCTCACAGTCAAGTTAGCCGACAAGCTGTATTTTTCTCTAATAGTCTGATAAACCTGAGATTGAATAGTAACTTTGCTAGTTATACCTGGTTTAACGAACTGGTTGGCATAGTTACAAGCAGCAGCAAACATCTCAAGAGTAGTATCAATCTTTTTGACTACTTTTTTAGATGGGTTAAGCTTGCAAACTATAGTTAGGACTTGCTTCATAAGAGATATAATATCACATGTGAACACATGAAAATACGACGCGAGGCTTCAGACCCAAATATTTGGTGATGGATTATGGAGCAATCGCCCAATTAAAGTAGTATTTTAGCTCTAATTAGATTTTAAGACCTTTGCTAGCTAACCACTCTGGATTATAAAGCCGAGATTGATATCTAGCTCCCCCATCACAAAGCACCGTCACAATAGTGTGACCAGGGCCCATTTGTTTGGCTAGAGCGATCGCTGCTGCAACATTAATCCCAACCGAGCCACCCATAAATAAGCCTTCTTTATTTAGTAGCTGATAGAGGATACGAATACATTCTTGATCGTCTATTTGAATGGCATCATCCATTGGCGCACCTTCCATATTACCTGTAATGCGACTGTTACCGATGCCTTCGGTAATGGAACTGCCTTCTGGCTTTATTTCTCCAGTCTTAACGTAGCTATATAAACCGCTACCCAGAGGATCGGCTACTACACAGCGAATATGAGGATTTTGCTCTTTAAGGTACATGGCAACTCCAGCATAAGTGCCTCCTGTCCCTGTAGATGTTACCCAAGCATCAACTTTGCCCTCAGTTTGCGACCAAATTTCTACCGCCGTAGTTTCGTAATGTGCCTGACGATTAGCTAGATTTTCAAACTGATTTGCCCAAATGGCATTATCTAATTCTGCTGCTACTCTGCCCGATACTTTGACGTAGTTGTTAGGATTGCTATAAGGTACTGCGGGAACTAGACGAACTTCTGCACCTAAAGTTTTCAGAGTATCAATTTTTTCTTGAGACTGAGTTTCAGGGATAATAATCAGGCACTTATAACCTTTGGCATTGCAAATATGAGCCAAACCAATACCTGTATTGCCTGCTGTTCCTTCAACAACTGTCCCACCTGGCTTAAGCAGTCCTTTGCGTTCCGCATCTTCAATAATATATAAAGCTGCTCGATCTTTAACAGAGCCACCAGGATTGAGAAATTCTGCTTTACCCAAAATTTCACAGCCTGTCTCATCGCTAAAACTATTAAGGCGGATTAGTGGGGTGTTGCCCACTGTCGCGACAACACCGTTCTTGATATCCATACTCATCAAAATTAAATAAATCGACTCTCTAGTATTTTAGATTACCTGAATTTTGATTCTGGTTGAATTATTCGTTGACGGTTTCGTGATGTCCTTCGGCAATTAGTTTTGGTTTGACGTAAAGGTTTTCCAGCAGTACACCCATTCCCGCTACCCAAGGCGGAACTATTAAAGCGCCAATAATACCCAACACCTGTGCGCCTCCCAGCACCGCTAGCAATTGATAAAGAGGCGGAACTTTAACCGAGTTACCTACTAATAGAGGATCTAGCACGTAGGTTTCCAGATTCTGCACAATTATAAATAGCAGCAGCACCCAAATAAAGGTGATTCCACCCTGAGCAGTTGCCACAATCAAGGCGGGAACTGCCCCTAAAATTGGGCCAAAAAAGGGAATCAGGTTCGTAAATCCTGCAATCACTCCTAAACCCAAAGCTAATTCTGACAAGCCTAAAAACCTTAAGCTGATACTAATAACTATGCCTAAGATAGCCGATACTAAAATCCTCCCCTGAATATAGCCGCCCATTCTGCTACCGACTGGCTCAATTTGCATCGCCAAGCGTTTATTCCAAGGTTTAGGAAAGAGATTGATAATATCTGCTAGTAGTTGCTTAGAACCCGACAGCATATAGGCTGATAGCAACAATGCGAGCAAGGCACTCAAAACGCCACCAATAATGCCCCTAGTCAGGCTAAAAGAGCGTACCACTAACTGTTGACTAGAACGAATTGCCCAGGCGGTTAATCCCTGAACATCTAACAACTGGTTAATAATATCGGGTGCGCCTGTTTCGTTGATGCCAAAACGGAAAATAAATTCCCCTAACAGCGACTGCAACGCCTCTAGATAGATAGGAAACTTACCAATTAAGATCTCAATCTGCTGTACCACTGTTGGCCCTACAATCAATCCAAACCCCGTCAAGGTAGCAATTAAGCCTGCATAGACTAATAAGACGGCTAAAAATCGAGGAGTTCCCAAATTTTGAGTCATGTTGACTATCGGCGACAAGGTAGCAGCAAGCACTACTGAAATCATCAAGACAACTATCAAACTCCTTAATTGCCATAAAAGAATTAGGAGTAAAGGTAGAGTAATTAATAAAACTAGATTGGTGATGGAGAGAGAAATCTGTCTATTGTTCATGTAGTCTTAGCGATCGCGAATTGGGAAAAATATGATTGCACGTTCCGCTAACTATTAAATTAACAACTGCTGAGATATTTTTGGCACAATAACGAATTCGCGATCGCTCTCAATCCAAAAAAAGGCGCTCAAAGGCGATCGCCTTCCACTTCAATTATTCAATCTACATCTAAGCTATCAGTAGCAGGGGATCGATCTGTTTTTTCACTTTGGCTATCTCTGACCAAAAAGTCGGGACTTTCAGCGATCGGCCGAATACCATCTTCTTCAAAAGTATCTGCTATCTCAATCTCTCCACTAGCGATCGGGCGAATGCCATCTTCTTCAAATGTTTTGTGATCTTGTTGTTTATTCATAATCAAAGATTTTAAGCTGCTATAGATAGGGTAATAGCAACATATCTGTTAATTTTACATAGCGAATCTAACTAAGGTATTAATCATATTTTATCTTTGTCGATGATTATTAGTTATAAATTAATCTAGCAGAATTATCAGTTTTTATTAATAATATTAAAGGCTCGTTAATGAATAAAGTATGGGCAATATTTAAGTAATAAATTTATTGTTCAAATCTACTATCAAGCTTTTGTATCTTGACATATGACTTATAATAAATGGTTAAATTTGTTAACTAAAATGCAGGTTTGTCATGAATAGCGCCGAGAAAAACATATCTGATTTTTACAATACTGTTGGTTGGGAATCAAAAGAAGAAGTATACGAAGATACCAAAAGATTTGAAGATTTAAGAGAATTGGCTCAAGAATATAACGACAAATGCCGACTTAGAGTAGCCAGGCATATTCCTGCTCAGGGAGATAAAATGCTTGATATGGCATCTGGGCCGATTCCCTACAAGGAATACCTAGATTATTCCCAAAATTTTCAGCAACGGTATTGTGTGGACTTATCGGCAAAAGCTTTAGCAGATGCGAAAAAAAAGATTGGTGACAAGGGTGTATTTTTGCATGGTAGTTTTTTTGAGCTTGAACTAGAAGAAAATCTTTTCGATTGTGCGATTAGTCTTCACACTATTTATCATATGGATAAAGAAAAGCAAGAAGAAGCAATCAGAAAGCTAATGACAGTAACTAAACCAGGTCAACCAGTAATTATTGTTTATCGAAATCCTCATACCTTAATTGAATATTTCGTGTCGCCACTGCGGAAGCTGAAGCAAGCATGGAAAAAGTTGAGTAGTAACACCACTAATGAAACTCCACTATATGCCTTTGCTTATCCAATTAACTGGTGGGAAAGGTTTCGTGATGAAGCCGAGGTGGAGATTCTGCCTTGGCGTTCATTTTATGCGCCACATCAAAAAATCTTGATCCCCAACAATCAGCTGGGGTCGAAAATATTTACTCTTCTATACAATCTTGAGGAAAAATTTCCCAATTTCTTTGTTAAACATTTTCAGTATCCGATGATTATCCTCAGAAAAAAAGATAATACTTTAACGTAAAGTGAGTCGTCATCAACAAAATCAACGATTAAGAGAACTCGCCCAGGTATTTTTGCGCCTGGGCGCGATCGCCTTTGGAGGCCCTGCTGCTCACATTGCCATGATGGATGATGAGGTGGTCAAACGTCGGCGGTGGCTGAGTCGAGAGGATTTACTAGATTTAATTGGGATAACTAATTTACTTCCTGGCCCTAACTCCACAGAATTAGCGATTCATATTGGCTATGAACGAGCGGGATGGGCTGGTTTATTGGTAGCGGGAAGTTGCTTTATTTTACCTGCCATGATTTTGGTCTGGTTGTTGGCAATAGTTTATGTCCGCTATCAAACTGTACCCCAAGTAGAATGGTTGCTTTACGGAATTAAACCAGTGATTATGGCGATCGTGCTTCAGGCATTATGGAAGCTGGGTAAAAAAGCCGCCAAAGATACGCCGACTACAGTTGCGGGAATTATGGCGATCGCTGCTTATTTTGCTGGACTTAACGAAATTTTGTTGTTGCTCCTCATCGGAATTGTCGTGATGCTAATTAAAAACTGGCAAAATGGCGAGCGCACAACTAACGGTTTATATTTATTGCCATTGTCAGAAATGCTGGCATTAGGATTAGGAGGAGCGACAACCGCCGTCTCAATTGGCTGGGTCAGTGTCTTTTGGTTTTTTCTCAAAATTGGCAGTATTCTCTATGGCAGTGGTTATGTATTACTTGTATTTTTGCAACGGGATTTAGTCGAACGCAATCATTGGCTAACCTCTCAACAACTTTTAGATGCTGTGGCAATCGGACAGGTTACACCAGGCCCTGTATTAACTACCGCCACTTTTGTGGGCTATCTGCTGGCAGGGAACGCAGGAGCGATCGCGGGAACATTAGGTATATTTTTGCCTGCTTTTGTGCTGGTGGGGATAGTCAATCCTTGGGTGAGGACATTACGTCAATCTCCTTGGACTGGAGGATTTTTAGATGGTGTCAATGCTGCATCCTTGGGATTGATGGTAGGAGTTACTTATACTTTAGGACGTGCTGCAATTGTAGACTGGTTGACTATAATAGTGGCAGTTTTCAGTGCGATCGCCGTATTTCAATTTAAAATCAATTCTGCTTGGTTAGTAATTGCGGGAGGAGCGATCGCGGTTATTTTACATTTATTGGGCTGGATTAGTTAACAAAATTACTAACTTTTGGTCTTTCTAGCCAGTTAATTGCAGCCTAACAACCAACTATCAACATTACTAAAATTAAAAAAGGTATTAAACTGTAGTAATTTATTTTTTCGCCCAAGATTAACATGGAATCCATACTAAGCAATGCCTTTGAAGCATTTAATCAACATAGTGGTTGGATTGTTTGGAACTTATTCTTAGCTTTTATTCCTCTAGCTCTCAGCTTTTGGTTATTTACTAAACCTCAGACAAAGCGTGGCTCTAAACTACATCGGCGATCGCTTCTATGGTGGGCTGGCTTGATTGTTTTTATCGCTTTTTTGCCTAATGCTCCCTATTTGCTCACTGATATCATACATTTAATTGAGGCAATTCGTGCAGGTTATTCAATTTGGATTACTACTTTAATTTTTATTCCCTTACATTTATTTGCCATATTTCTTGGTTGGGAATCCTATGTAATTTCTGTACTGAATCAAAGTCGTTATCTGGAAAAACAAGGTGCCAAAAAATTTGTTTTAATTAGTGAAATTTTGGTTCATGCTCTATCTGCCGTGGGAATTTATCTGGGTAGATTTCTGCGCTTTAATAGTTGGGATTTTGTGACCAAGCCTGATATTGTCTTAGTTTCCACTATCGACAATTTAACTGATAAAAAACCTTTAGTGGTAATAATGATTACCTTTGCTATTTTGACTATACTTTATTGGTTAACCAAACAAGTTACTTTAGGTATTTTGTGG
The genomic region above belongs to Pleurocapsa minor HA4230-MV1 and contains:
- a CDS encoding transporter produces the protein MEITLSNLPAIVAAVTFTAVIVSILTERLHLTVAAFLGALILIFAHVMTLGQAIGYINQSHATLALFFGVMVLVRAFEPTNIFAYLGTQMVVMAKGEGKRLVLAVIAITTPICAVLPNATTVMLLAPLLPPIAQEIGIDFVPLLILMVFVANSAGLLTLVGDPATFIVGDSINLSFNDYLMRCSLGGAVAVGTILILAPFLFRDIWNKKLDDMNTLPHPKINHPKVLMLGGLLVATVLLFFVIGENLPTPIPPASVALLGAAIALLLASQSKIDTVHNILRDVDWSTLLFFMSTFVLIGGLEKTGVINSISGVLAVILGQNIALGSIALLFLVGLLSSVVPNIPLVVAMVPLLKQYLVNVDLIGPQFLEPGFQGQFPPEVLPLFYAMMFGATLGGNGTLMGASSNIVAAGVAEMHGGNMSFKTFLKYGIPTMFAQLITAALFVTVAFLI
- the psb27 gene encoding photosystem II protein Psb27: MFAKKYLSRLLALVLVVSISLMGCGSNPSGLSGNYREDTIAVLSNLRTAIELPDNATNKKDVVSLARKQISDYASRYRRNSETAGLRSFTTMQTALNAIAGYYSSYGNRPLPEKLKNRLDQEFKQVEISLKRGV
- the pstB gene encoding phosphate ABC transporter ATP-binding protein; the protein is MIYDQQTANKTETVLQAENVNVYYGDFLAVKGIYLNVPKNKVTAFIGPSGCGKSTLIRCYNRLNDLIPIFRLEGLITYNDQNLYGKDIDPVQVRRKVGMVFQRPNPFPKSIYDNIAFGARINGYKGNMDELVERSLRSAALWDEVKDKLKQSGLALSGGQQQRLCIARTIALQPDVVLMDEPCSALDPISTLKVEELIHQLKEKYTIVIVTHNMQQASRVADYTGFFNVTEVAGGNRQGYLAEFAPTEQIFQNPQEEATQQYVSGRFG
- the dxs gene encoding 1-deoxy-D-xylulose-5-phosphate synthase, with the translated sequence MHLSEITHPNQLHGLTLRQLEDVARQIREKHLQTVATSGGHLGPGLGVVELTIALYQTLDLDRDKVVWDVGHQAYPHKLLTGRYNKFNTLRQKDGVAGYLKLGESKFDHFGAGHASTSISAALGMAMARDARGEDFKCVAIIGDGALTGGMALEAINHAGHMPNTNLMVVLNDNEMSISPNVGAISRYLNKVRLSAPVQFLSDNLEEQFKQLPFFGESLTPEMERVKEGMKRLAVPKVGAVIEELGFKYFGPIDGHNLEELITTFKQAHKVPGPVLVHVATVKGKGYAIAEKDQVGYHAQSPFNLATGKSAPATKPKPPQYCKVFADTLTTLAQNDAKIVGITAAMATGTGLDKLQSKLPQQYIDVGIAEQHAITLAAGMASQGMKPVAAIYSTFLQRAYDQIIHDICIQKLPVFFCLDRAGIVGADGPTHQGMYDIAYLRCIPNIAIMAPKDEAELQRMVVTGVNYQDGAIAMRYPRGNGVGVPLMDEGWEALEIGKGEILRSGDDLLLVGYGTQVYPALQVAEILSEHGIEATVINARFVKPLDTDLIVPLAQQIGKVVTFEEGCLMGGFGSAVLEAFQEHNVLVPVKRFGVPDILVDHATPDESKASLDLSSPQMAESILKAFFASKDQEPSVVS
- a CDS encoding transposase, with product MKQVLTIVCKLNPSKKVVKKIDTTLEMFAAACNYANQFVKPGITSKVTIQSQVYQTIREKYSLSANLTVRACARVGASRKTAKQKKRPVKEFKPTSADYDARIFAFREQDWAISLTLVGGREHIPLVPSNYQIGKLKDTKPTSAQLCKHKDGGYYIHIQIKDDAPKPIQADNVIGVDFGRTDIAVTSNNQKWSGREIRNVRDKYSKLRANLQKKAPKGTRSSRRRCRQLLQRLSGKEKRFQRHINHVISKTIVLDAKKSNSIVAIEDLSGIRERTNQQPRSKTERRRSNSWAFYQLRTFLEYKGLIEGVEILPVSPRYSSQTCHACMHLGLRSGKRFKCTNIGCAWHGDADKNASYILSIIGGVVSLLRGSDLLACPIDSGLQKYSTDSEVLKLRRFSAE
- a CDS encoding cysteine synthase A, translated to MDIKNGVVATVGNTPLIRLNSFSDETGCEILGKAEFLNPGGSVKDRAALYIIEDAERKGLLKPGGTVVEGTAGNTGIGLAHICNAKGYKCLIIIPETQSQEKIDTLKTLGAEVRLVPAVPYSNPNNYVKVSGRVAAELDNAIWANQFENLANRQAHYETTAVEIWSQTEGKVDAWVTSTGTGGTYAGVAMYLKEQNPHIRCVVADPLGSGLYSYVKTGEIKPEGSSITEGIGNSRITGNMEGAPMDDAIQIDDQECIRILYQLLNKEGLFMGGSVGINVAAAIALAKQMGPGHTIVTVLCDGGARYQSRLYNPEWLASKGLKI